The nucleotide sequence CGTTGATGTCGTCACTCTAGCAGAGAAGGTAGAGGCATTTAATCCATGATCCATCGTTAGGATTAAGTAAGTCTCTAATGCTTTCTTATGATAAGGAGAGGGCTCTTTTTCGATTAATAAGTGCAAATAGTAGTCCGCAAAGCCTGTACTGTCAGGGTGGGTTGAAAACTTTTTCCCTTCTAATTGTGCCTTTCTAAATCCGATGATAGATGGAAGTAAGGCTGTAATGTGAATGGCTTGTTCATTTAAAGTTTTTTCATGAAATGCATGGCTACTTAGGGAAGATATGGTGGTGCGGAGGACAGCCATTAAATCTGTATCCTTTGGTAAGCTACCCAGTACGTTTTTTACATGTGTAGGAATTTTCCGATAAGCGTTCATTTTCCTTTTCAGTTCCTGTAATTCCTCGGCGTTCGGGAGGTGTCCTTCCCAAAGTAAATGAGCAACTTCTTCAAATGAGTAGTGTTTGGCTAAATAGGGTGCCGAGTATCCTCTATAAATTAACTCCCCTCTTTCTCCATCTACATGGCTAATAGCGGTTTCCGTTGCGATGACTCCTTTTAAACCTGGTTGAATCATTCTCATCGACTCCTTTTTATACGGGGTTACTTAGAATTATAAAAGGTTGGTATTATTATGAAAATTAAATATAATTAAATAACATGATTATGAATACTAATCAAAAGGGGAAATCGGAATGGAATTAAGTTGGTTACGAACGTTTGTCACCGCTGCAGAAAAAGGGAATTTTCGAAAAACAGCAGATTTATTGTACGTGTCTCAGCCAACTGTAACGGTTCATATTAAGCAGTTAGAAAAGCATTTAGGGGTTGCCTTGTTTGAGCGTAATTACAATCGGGTGGTTCTATCTGAAGAAGGAAGAAGTTTTTTACAGCATGCAAGACGCATTCTAGCGGTTTATCGGGAAACGATGGACGATATGAATGCTTTGTCACAAGGGTATTACGCCAAATTAAGGATTGCGATTTCTCCTCTGATCGCCGATACGATTCTGCCCTTTGTGTTAAAGCAATATGTAACCCAGCATCCTGAGGTTGAGGTGACGGTGAATATTCTGGATTCTGTAGAAATTGAGGAAGCGGTCCAAAAAGAAGAGGTGGATATTGGGCTAACCTGCTTACCGGCTAAAAAGGAAGGGTTAACAACGGAGCTATTATATGAAGATCAAGTCATCCTCGTCACTAGTCATGATGGTTTAGATAGTGAATCGGCTCCACCGATAGAGATAGAAGAATTAATGGACACCCATTATATTCTGTCCCATAATCACCCTGGCTACTGGGATCCCCTTCTACGCGAGTTAAAGGCACTGTTCCCAAAACTGAAGTCCATGAAAGTTTCTCAAGTTCATATAACAAAGCGCTTTATCGTGGAAGGGATTGGCATTTCTTTTTTACCTAGCTCTACGGTGAGAAGAGAGCTTTTGGAAGGAAGACTCATAGAGGTGTATTGGCCAGAGAAAAACTTACCTCAAGCCAATACATACGTGATTACCAAATATAATCACTCCTTGGAAAAAGAATTTATGAGGTTTCTAACAAACTATCACTATACGTGAAAAAGGACCGCTAATGGTCCTTTTTCTATTTAACTGAGGTTCTGTATCGAGTTATGTTTGTGAAGAAAATGTTTTAAGTACTTGGTATTCGTTAAAAGACTGTATAGTGATTTGTTATTTTCAAATCCCTCAATGACAACAGGGCTTCGAAAAGAAAGTAGTTCTTCGAGGAAAGGATCAATATTTGCCGATCCTGTGCCAAGAGGAAGATGGTTTACGTATTCATTGCTATCACTTACGTGTACTTTGTTTATCCGGTTTGTTCTTTTGAAATAATCCAGTATATCTTCGGTAATGGGAACATGGGCAGCATCAAAGGTCGTGCTCACATTACTCGGTAGTTCTTCAAGCAATCGATTGATCTGTTCAGGTGACATAATCATTTCTTTTTCCTTCGGTTCCATGAGCTCTAAAGACAGTTCAACACCCGCCTGGTTGGAAAATTGAGCGAGGTGTTGTAGGTTTTCAATCAAGAGCTGATAATGATAGTCTAACCAATCCGACTCTAGTGTCATTTTTCCAGGGTGGATGGTCACCGAATTCGCTCCAATTTGCTGTGCGAGAACGATAGATTTTTCAATTTCTCGAATGGATTGCTTTTGAATTCCTTTATTCAAGGACGTAATATTAAGATCCCAATTAGCAGCGTGTAAGCTTATATCGATTCCACAAATTTGATTCGTCTGAATGATACTTTCAATAGTGGTGTCATGATACCACACTTGTTCTGCCCAAACTTCTACACCACTGTATTCTAGTTGCTTCGCGATACGAAGGACATCATTTATCGGATACGCCCAGCATAAAGTGGAGGATAGATAGAGATTCATTTAACCAGCCCTTTCTTAATCCACAGATTGAGGTGCAAGCTAACACAAAACGAACAAATAAGATAATCCCTTCTTCTCATCATAAGGGGTATATATGAAGGGTATTTAAAAGAGACGTATAGATTGTGTGAAGTTTATGTAAATTTAAAAGATGCTGGGACAAAAGTGTTTTAATCCTAATAAAATCCGAACTATGCTTCGAAAATTTTTTAACTCAGAATTCGAATTAACTCGGATTTTGTTGGGTGATTTTGTGAATTTTGTTACTAATAATATATAACATGCGACGTAACGAAATAAGGACTCGTATATACTTTATCAAGTTGACTGCTAATGCGGCGCTGCGGAAAAATACTCGCTTTCCGTGGAGAACGCCTCAGCCAGGCTACTACATCGGATAATCATCTTTGCTGACTTGCACCGAGGAAGCTTACTTCGAAGCGTTACTAGAAGACGCAGGTGCATCTTTTGGGGTCTTCAACTGTTCCTTTCCCACAGGACAAGGAATACTGCGGAAGCTTAACCTCGCACGCAGAAAATTGGGGTTTATTTTCAAGGAGTCTCGCATTTTTCCGCAGCTTAGTACGGAGTTCTTTTCAAGTCAGAGTTGTTTCTTGGTCTATTCATTTTATAGGTTTAATAACCTACTATATTAGAAAATACCTACAAGCGTAGGCAGAATGCGGAGACTCCTGCGGGAACAGCGCGAGCCGAAGATCCCGCAGGACAAGGAAAGCTTCTTAGAATAAACATCGCACACAGAAAAAGCGGGTTTCTTTTTCAAGGAAGTGGGGTTCTTCCGAGGAAGCTGAGGCCGTGCCCGCGGAAAGCGGAGTATTCTGCCGAAGCGCGGCATCAAGCTTCACTTCATTATTCTTTCAATAAATTTTTAATTAGAGTTATGACGCAATTTATATCAACTATGAATAAAATCCAACTACTAGAGTGGGATGTTATAGTTTTGTCCTAGTCTCTTTCAGAATCAAGAACTTACCATTTTCCCACCATTCACATGAATGACTTGCCCAGTTACATAAGAAGAATCAGAAGATGCTAAATAGACATAAGCAGGAGCGAGTTCAAATGGTTGACCAGCTCGCTTCATTGGAACGTCACTTCCAAATGTTGCTACATCCTTTGCAGAAAAGCTTGAAGGGATTAATGGAGTCCATATTGGTCCAGGTGCAACGGCATTAACGTATATATCTTGATCGACTAAGTTTTGCGACAAGGCCCTAGTAAATCCAACAACGGCTCCTTTCGTTGCTGAATAATCCAGGAGCTGTTTGTTTCCTTCATAAGCCACAATGGAGGCAGTATTAATGATCTTAGCACCTTTTTTTAGGTGGGGTAATGCTGCCTTTGTTATATAAAAGAAAGCAAAGATGTTCGTTTGGAATGTATCTTCTAACTGCTCCGGTGAGATGTCTAGAAGACTACTTTGAGGGAATTGAACACCGTGATTGTTTACTAAGATATCAATTTTACCAAAAGCCTGAAGTGTGGATTGGACAACATGCTGGCAGTGTTCTTCCTTTCTTAAATCTCCAACAATAAGCAAGCATTTTCTTCCTAGCTGCTCAATCCTCTGTTTGGTACGGAAGGCATCTTGGTTTTCATATGGATAATAGTAGGCAATTACGACATCTGCTCCTTCTTTGGCAAAGGTAATAGCAGTAGCTGCCCCGATGCCGCTATCTCCCCCTGTAACAATCGCTACTTTATTGTGTAATTTTCCCGATCCTTTATATTTTGGATCCTCGACAATTGGTGGAGGTACCATTAATCCCTCTATTCCAGGCTGTTGCGGTTGGTGCTGTGGTGGGAAATTTGCATTTTTAGAGTCCATGAACACTCCTCCTCTTATTTGAAGTCTTTTTTAACGTATTCAGGGAAATGGGCAAGAGTGCATGTCAATTGACAGATGGATAAGGCTCCCCTATAATTCTAACCATTGTAAAACTATAGAGTTCATTTTTGACTAATCAGTCACTCGGGGTGAAACGTGTGAAGGATAAACGACTTCCAATCATGAAAGCGGCAATGCATTTATTTTCTTCAAAGGGTTATTTTTCTACTTCTGTTCAAGAGATCGCGGATTATTGCGGTGTCTCCAAAGGATCGGTGTATAAGTGTTTTAATTCTAAAGAGGAGCTACTTCTCCAAGTCTTTGAGTATAACCATCAAAACATGATGGCTCGGGCAAAATCAGTTAGGCTTAATGAGTCTCTCTCGCCTGAAGAGAGATTTGTGAAGATGATTGTTGTGGAACTAGAGGGGCTAATTGAAAATAAAGATTTCTTTAATGCTATATCCAAATCTTTGCCGAAAAACAACCAGGTTACCTTGTTCATGAGAAATATTAGAAGGATAATGGTGAATTGGCATAAAAGTATTCTCGAAGACATATTTGGTGAGGAGGTTCAATCAAATATATGGGATATCACCTTTATGTTCCAAGGGATTTTGAAGGAGTACACACATTTAATTACGCAAGAACAAAAGACTCTTTCTATCGAAAGGCTAGCGAAAGCCGTTTATGATGCGATAGAAGCTGTGGTTGAAAGGCGAAAACAGAAGGATGCCGTCATTTCTTACGCTTTGATGGGTGATTATGAGGCGATTTCCAATCCCTTTTCTTTTGATGAGAAAGAAACAGTTGGGAATTTTCTAAAGCAAATCAAAGAAAAAATCGAGACTTTAAATCTAGAAGTAGCGGTAAGAGAAGAGCTGTTAGACTCAGTAGAGTTATTAGAAAAAGAAGAGCAACAGGAAAAACCGAGAATGTTTCTTATAAAAGCTATTTTAACGTTTTTATCAGGTTTTACTGAATTAGAACCAGAGTTGGAAAACCTTCGACTCGTCTTATTGCATGATACATATAATGAAAGGGGATGAGCAGTATGACAAGTGATTTATCGGAGGGAAATGAACAATCCTTTAATCGGCTACCCATCGTTGCTGTTCTGTTAGCGGGTGGGTTCGTTGCCATTCTCAATCAAACGTTATTAGCAACAGCCACTCCACATATCATGGCTGATTTTAATATTTCGGAGAATACAGCGCAATGGCTAACGACCATTTTTATGCTCGTAAACGGGGTCATGATTCCGGTAACAGCGTTTTTAATTGAGACGTTTACAACAAGGAGGCTGGTGTTAGTTGCATTAAGTGTGTTCGCAGTTGGAACGGCGGTCTGTATCGTTGCTCCTACCTTTTTTATCTTAATGGTCGGAAGAGTGATTCAAGCTAGTGGGGCAGGAATCATGATGCCGCTTATGATGACCGTATTCTTGACGATTTTCCCGATTGAGAAGCGTGGTACAGCGATGGGAACTGTTGGATTAGTGATCTCCTTTGCACCGGCGATTGGCCCTACCTTGTCGGGATGGATTGTAGAAAATTATCCGTGGAGAACGATGTTTATCATCATTTTACCGATCATTATCATTGATATTATTTTTGCCTACTTAGCGATGAAAAATGTAACGAAGCAGACCTTCCCTAAAGTTGATATTCTTTCGATCATCCTTTCTACCTTCGGGTTTGGAGGATTGCTTTATGGCTTTAGCAGGGCCGGAAGCATTGGCTGGGGGAATTCCCAAGTGATTATAGGATTAATCATTGGTATGATTTGCTTAACAGCGTTTATCATCCGACAATTCAAGCTCACACAGCCGATATTAGAATTTCGGGTTTTCCAATACAAAACATTTACGATTACAACGGTAATTGGAATGATTGTGTTTATGGGTTTAATCGGATCTGAAACGATTTTACCGATATACATGCAGAACATGGTCGGTTTTTCTGCCTTGGAATCTGGTTTTATGATCATGCCAGGTGCGCTTTTAATGGGGGCTATGTCTCCCATTACGGGACGTATCTTTGATAAGATTGGTGCTCGATTGCTCGCCATTACAGGATTATCGATAATGACGATTACGACATTCTTGTTAACCAATTTATCGGCAAACACGTCTTTAACCTATTTAACGGTTGTCTTTGGAATTCGGATGTTTGGTATGTCCATGGTTATGATGCCAGTAACAACAGCCGGGTTAAATCAGTTACCATTAAAATTGATTGCACACGGAACAGCTATGAATAATACGATGCGCCAAGTTGCAGCTTCCATCGGTACGGCGATTCTTGTTACGGTGATGACAAGTGCGACACTCAGTACAGGAACAGTTGAAGACCCTACCGGTCGGATTCACGGTGTTAATATGGCCTTTTGGGTAGCATCAGGACTGTCAACCGTAGGTTTACTGCTTTCTTTCTTTATTAAAAGTCCTGATAAACAAAAGAAAGAGAATAATATGTCATCTACCGAATTAAAAAAAGCGGAATCCTAGAGGTTCTGGAAGATAAAAGCTGGAATAAATCCCTCCTTCATCTGTCACACTATACGAGATGAACGGAGGGAATTTTCATGTCTAAGGGTAGTCAGAAAAAAATGAAGTGGTGGCAGCTATCCTTGCTAGGAGTTGGCTGTATTATAGGAACGGGTTTCTTTCTAGGTTCTAGTATTGCAATTAGGCAAGCAGGACCAGCAGTACTCGTTGCTTTTTTATTTGCAGCATTAGCAACTTATATTGTGTTTGATTCCTTAGCCCAGTTAACGGCAGAGCAGCCGCAAAAGGGTTCCTTTAGTGCCTACGCCAAAAAAGCGTTTGGACACTGGGCTGGCTTTAGTAATGGCTGGGTGTATTGGTCGTCGGAAATGCTCATTATGGGTAGTCAGTTGACCGCTCTGGGCATTTTTACACAATTCTGGTTTCCAAATATGCCGTTATGGTTGTTAGCAACTATCTTTGGTGTTCTCGGTCTGCTTGTTGTTTTAACAGGGATAAACGGATTTGAGCGCTTTGAAAATATATTTGCCGTCGTCAAGGTAGCGGCGATTCTGATGTTTATTATTATTGCTTGTCTAGCCTTGTTCGGGGTATTTGAAGGAGATCAAGAGCCAGCTGGAGCACCAACCACTTATGGACAATTTTTATCCAATGGTTGGATGGGACTATGGACTTCCTTTATTTATGCTTTTTATGCCTTTGGTGGAATCGAAGTCATGGGGATTATGGCAAATGAATTGAAGGATCCGAAGGAAGGACCGAAATCAGGAAAAGTAATGCTTTCCTTACTTACGACCATTTATCTTATATCGATTGGCTTAGCCCTCTACTTAGTATCATGGGATACGTTTACGACTGAAGACAGTCCTTTTGTCGTTGCATTGGAGCAATATAACCTTTCCTTCGTTCCCCATGTTTTTAACGGTGCGTTAGTGATTGCGGGATTTTCGACCATGGTTGCTTCCCTTTACGCGATTACAACAATGCTCGTCACTTTAGCAAAGGCAGGAGATGCCCCTAAGGCGTTGTCCAAAGTAGGGAAAAAGAACATTCCATATCGCGCTTTGTCTCTAACAACTTCAGGTCTAATATTATCAATCGTTGTGTCTTTGCTTCTACCGGATAAAATCTACGAATATTTAACCACGGCAGCAGGACTTATGCTTCTATATACATGGTTATTTATCTTACTAAGTTTTAGAAAGCTCATGGACTTAGCGGCCAAGGGGAAGATATTCAATGTTGTAGGGATGCTTCTTATTATTCTTGCAGTATTTGGTACCCTGTTTGATCAGGCGAGTCGACCGGGCTTCTTTATAAGTTTATTGTTTTTAGTACTTATTGGTATCGTCACACTAATGATGAAAAAGAAATGGAGAAACGAAAAACCATCCTCTGACTCCAACACTTTATGGGATAAATATGAAAAAGACTAGCTTCCTAACTAGTCTTTTTTCTTCGTATGAAAAGGACATTTATTCAAGGAGGATTGATCATCTCGTAGAAAATACTGTTTGTATTCATAATTTTCTTCGGTCCTATACACTTTGAGGTCAGGATGCGGTTCCACAGAATCGTATGCTTTTAACCTCTCCCTAATTTGTCGCTTTAATTTCTTGGACGGTGGTTTCTCCAAAAACGTATCAAACACCCAACGAGGGGTAATGGCAAACATCATATATGGAAAAAACCGACTTTGTCGGTTTTGGTGAGCAGGAGTTGCGCAAAATAAAAAGTAGCGCTCTCCATTAAAGCAGTACTCCCAAAGGGCATGATGAGGATCCTCTGGTATGTCAGCTGGCCATCTTGTCTCGTCCATTTCGTGAACCTGTTGAAGGATATCCCAATACCACGTCTCATAATCGGAGACTGAAGTCTTTTCATCACCGCTAAATCGATTAAAGAAAAGAACTAAGGACGTATTGTCGCCTATTTGGTTAGAGACCTTCCCATAGGCTTCGAGTATTTCAGCCAAGTATTCTGGTGTTTGCGGATCCTTTGGGCTAGGCAAAAAGCCGAATCGTAGCTGACCCAGATGAAATCCTTGGGTAGCAGGAATACATGGGAATTTATGCTCCTTATCCGTAAACTTTTCTTGAAAAGCATGGAATGCATCCATTCGCCAGTTTTTTTCAGAAGACTGTTCCAGTTCATTTTTTCTAAAAAGGTGCATGCAAAAGCCTCCTTCCCATGCAATGTATTACAGAAAGGAGGCCTCTGTGCCTGTCTTATAGATGAAAGATAAGCTTAACGGCTTGATAACCAAAATACACACCAAATCCGATTAGTGATAGCCCTGACAATCTAGATAACCCAATTAGTAAACGGTTGTTCATCAGCTTTCGGAAGGTACTTGCAGTGAATGCCATGGAAAAATCCCATATAATAAGTCCTAAGATGATGGCTGCACTATATAACATAATATGAGACTTATCGTATTGAGCAACCGTATTTGCTAGTACGGACCCATAAATGCCTAACCAAAATAAAATGGAGAGTGGATTCGAGACCGTTAACATGAAGCCCGTCCAAAATGTTTTCTTTGGAGAGCTTTGCGTTTTATTTCTCTTGTCTACGGTAAAAGAAGATGCTGTTGCAAAGCTTTCTATCCCGGTATAAATGAGGACAAAGCACCCAAAGGACCATAAAAAGGATTTCATGAATGGAATCTCTAAGAAATTAACGATACCGAAGTAAACGGCAACCATAAAGAGCATTTCAGCAAATAAAGAGCCTATTCCAATAAGCCAGGAGTGAAGAAACCCGTCTTTTAACCCCTTGTCCAATTGTGCGGCATTAATAGGACCGATTGGAGCAGCTAAGGATAACCCTAGAAAAATATAACTTAGAAATGTATGCATGTTGATTCTCTCCCTTAGTGTTCAACTTGTACATTTCTATTCGAGAATAGGAAGATTCATTACAACATGTACATAAAAAACTAGTACATTTGCGATGTACTAGTGATCGGTTCCTATAGGTTTTGGTGGGTTTCTTGTAGCAGGCGTAATAGATCAAGCGCACGATTTAAATCTGGACCTGAAGCTCCTTGCTGTTGCGCTTGAATGACTAAATCTTCCGCCTGCTTTAGTTCTCTTTGAGCATCTGTGTATAAAAAAGGGTTTCCTTGTGCGCTCTCTACAGTATTCCGGGCAGACTCAAGTGCATGAAGGGCTTGTTGCATGGAATCCAATTTACATCATCCTTTCTCTTCATAGGATTGGAAATAATTTTGAATTTATCCATTCGTTTTGAAGAGTATTTCGTTAAATTTTACCAACTAGAATGTTTAATTTATACTAAAGGAAGGAATACCATATAGGTAGCCCTAAAAGAAAAGGAAAAGGAGTGGAAGCAATGAGCGACGTTTTATTTACATCACATGCGACAGCAAAAGGTGGAAGAGACGGACACGTAAAATCGGATGATGGTCTTATTGACCTGAATCTAGTCAATCCTGCAGGAAATTCAGGAGGTACAGGCTCCAATCCGGAACAACTATTTGCAGCTGGTTATTCAGCCTGCTACGATGGTGCCTTAAATTTAATGGCATCCAAACAAAAGAAGGACATTGATTCAACGATTACAGCTGATGTAAGTCTTTTAAAGGATTCTTCAGATAATGGGTTTAAAATTGGTGTTGTATTGAATGTGGAAATTGGTGGAGTAAACCAGAGTGAAGCGGAAGAGCTTGCGAAAATGGCACATGACTTCTGCCCATATTCTAAAGCAACACGTGGCAATATTGATGTGGAACTGAAAGTCAAAGCTGTTTAATATACTTAAAAGAACGAGACCATTCATTCAAAGAATGGTCTCGTCTTTGTTCATGGTTTAATAAAATGTCCAGTTTCGAAGAGTAATAATGATCACTCCTCTTTATTGGAATCGTAGGTTTCATCTATTTCTTCTTTCGTTTCATTATAGGTTGTTTCAATGATCGTTAACTTTTCATCAAAGTCGTTTTGAAGTTCCTTAACTATTCGGGAAAAGTACTCTTCCAGGTGTTCAATGGTCAGGTTAAACACTTCTTGATCCATATCATGCTGGTTCTTTGCCTTGATTAAAAGGTTATTGACTTTATTTTTGTAGTTGATCAATCTTACATTCGTATCATTTTTAAGATTAATCAGGTCCACATTATCCTGGTTTTTTTGATTGATGGCATCGACAGTATGTTGGTTTCTCCAGTTGATCCATTGGACGAGGGTTTGATTCGATTTCTTGAATTCACTGACGAGCTCCTGCTGATTATTCGCCTGAATGTATCTTCCTTCTGCTGCTTCGGCCACCTTTTCCAGCTGTTTCCTTTGTTCTGAACCGACTGCGAAACCAATGACGTTGATAATCGGTTTGATATCGGTTGATACAAGATCTTCCGCAACCTGCGCAGGATCTCCGTCGCATGTCTCCTCTCCGTCTGACACTAAATAGATAACGTTAGTGTTTGCATCACTTTTTAGATCTTCAAGTGTCTTCCCTGCTTGTTTTAGTGCTGACGCAATTGGCGTCCAGCCTTTTGGATCTACACTAGCAAGTGCCTTGTCGAATTCTCCGTTGTTATATTTTTTTAGAGGATAGATTTCTTTTATACTTTTACAAGAGAGCTCCTTATCTGCGTCACTGCCTGAACCTTTATATCCATAAATGGTAAGGGATACATTCGTTTTCTCTGGCAGATTCGACACGAATTCTTTAATGGCGTCTTTTGCAATCTCCATCTGGCTTTTTCCATTTTGTTCTGCTTTCATTGATCCAGATGCATCTAAAATGATAGCTACATTTATGTTTTCCTTCACTTCTCGCCCATTTAATTTCAGTCCGCTGCCGTTTTGCAAGTCCTCTAGTGTGATTTTCCCACGGGGTAAAAAGGAAGTAAGACCGGGAAGTTCCGGGTGATAGTGGGTAAAAAGAAGATGATTGATTGCAGCAGCTCTTGTCTCAAGAGAGCTCTCCTGGTTTGAGATGGCTGAAATCTCCTGAGTGAACGTTTCTTCTTCAGAATCTGATGGTTCATTATCTTCTCCCCACCATTCTCCGGTCACTGCTTCTTCTGCTTCTTTTAAAGAGGATGGATATTGAAAAGAAGCGTCGGCTTGAAGGGCAGTTGTTGTTTCTTCATCATCCTTGTTTTCCTTTGTCTGTTTTTCTCCGGTTTCTTGATCATTCGTTTGCTTCTTAGAAGATGATTGAGTACTATTCTCACAGGCTGCAAAGACCAATAAGCAAACAATCATCACTAGCAGCTTCCAAGCTTTCATTCGTCATTCCTCCATACATATAATTCATCCTTTTCTATCATACTTGAGCCCTGTAAAGGAGTAAATAAGTAGGAAATAAATAGGAAATTCGACATAGGAACAGAGATAGTTCTCAATAACCGGGATGTTAGAAGGTCTTGAAAACGATATGAATCCTCATCAAGAAAAGGAATGGCTTTTGTGAATCAGGAAGCTCGCTGACTTATTCACTTGGTGAATGAAAACATGGATTATGATAGAATACGTTCGAATCATCTATGCGACTATGGTCGTTTGATTTTAATCTTGATAAACATTGTAAAAAATTGTATTCAGTTTACTGGCCAAGGAACTATATATCTTCAAGGGAAAAAGGATATAAAAGGATGAGTATAGAAGTCGAAGATAGAGGGATTGGAATGGATCCTGGAAATTTAATCCGTTTGGGAGAAGTTTTTTAAAGTTGATGTTTCATGGACGAATACAACTTATGGTGAGTTTGGGTTAGGATTATCCATTGAAAACAACTAGTGTTCAGTTGCATGACAGACATATTGAATGGAAGGGTCTGAAAGGGGAAGGGGGCAACCTCTATAATAGATTTGCCACTCTCTAAAGGAGGATTAACATGAAAGATTACGCTAGGTTCTTATTTATTGGGGACAGTATTACAGATTCTAATCGAATAGAAGACGAAGAAGGTATTGGTTTTGGATATGTACGGAATATTAAAAACCATCTCATCCTGACCTATCCAGAAAAGTCGTTGGAAGTCTTAAATAAAGGAGTCAGTGGAAATAAAATCACAGAACTGGAGGAGAGGTGGGAAAAGGATGTGTTAAGTCATCAGCCAGATTATTTGAGCATTTCCATTGGGGTAAACGATGTTTGGCGCCAGCTAGATAGTCCTCGTAAGGAACAAGTAACGCCAGAAAAGTTTTTAAAGATATACACACATTTGTTGGATCAAGTTAAAGGAAAAACGAATGCCGATATCATTCTTATGGAACCAACCATACTGCAGGAAGACATTGATTCGGAGGGCAATCAAAAACTGAGAGAGTATGTGCAAATTGTCCAAGAACTGTCTAAACACTTTGACACAATCTTGGTTCCGACTCATCAAGCTTTCATTAACTTCTTATCGGTCAACCAAAAGACCCCATTAACGACAGACGGGGTACATATGAATTCGGTTGGGGACATGTTAATGGCTCGTACGTGGGTCAGTGCTTTTCATGAGAAGGTAGGCTGGTAATCCATGTTCAAATTACGGCAAGCTAATGAGATGGACTTCACTAGCATAAACCACCTATTAAATCAGGAATATGGCACAGGGATGGATTGGAAGGACAAAGCTCTTATCCAAACGATTGTGGTGGAAGACCAGGGTGAGCTGGTAGCTTTTACACCTATCCAGTTCGCAAAAGATAGTTTTTATCTTCCTTATTTTTTTGTGAAAAAGGAATACATCCGGAAAGGAATTGCTCAGCATCTATTTGAAAAGGTGAAGAAGCTAGCGAGAGCGAAT is from Radiobacillus kanasensis and encodes:
- a CDS encoding SGNH/GDSL hydrolase family protein, yielding MKDYARFLFIGDSITDSNRIEDEEGIGFGYVRNIKNHLILTYPEKSLEVLNKGVSGNKITELEERWEKDVLSHQPDYLSISIGVNDVWRQLDSPRKEQVTPEKFLKIYTHLLDQVKGKTNADIILMEPTILQEDIDSEGNQKLREYVQIVQELSKHFDTILVPTHQAFINFLSVNQKTPLTTDGVHMNSVGDMLMARTWVSAFHEKVGW
- a CDS encoding YqcI/YcgG family protein, with the protein product MHLFRKNELEQSSEKNWRMDAFHAFQEKFTDKEHKFPCIPATQGFHLGQLRFGFLPSPKDPQTPEYLAEILEAYGKVSNQIGDNTSLVLFFNRFSGDEKTSVSDYETWYWDILQQVHEMDETRWPADIPEDPHHALWEYCFNGERYFLFCATPAHQNRQSRFFPYMMFAITPRWVFDTFLEKPPSKKLKRQIRERLKAYDSVEPHPDLKVYRTEENYEYKQYFLRDDQSSLNKCPFHTKKKD
- a CDS encoding GNAT family N-acetyltransferase, giving the protein MFKLRQANEMDFTSINHLLNQEYGTGMDWKDKALIQTIVVEDQGELVAFTPIQFAKDSFYLPYFFVKKEYIRKGIAQHLFEKVKKLARANQVTTIQMAINLFDEETIHYYKERLVMEREGKLLVI
- a CDS encoding vWA domain-containing protein, with the translated sequence MKAWKLLVMIVCLLVFAACENSTQSSSKKQTNDQETGEKQTKENKDDEETTTALQADASFQYPSSLKEAEEAVTGEWWGEDNEPSDSEEETFTQEISAISNQESSLETRAAAINHLLFTHYHPELPGLTSFLPRGKITLEDLQNGSGLKLNGREVKENINVAIILDASGSMKAEQNGKSQMEIAKDAIKEFVSNLPEKTNVSLTIYGYKGSGSDADKELSCKSIKEIYPLKKYNNGEFDKALASVDPKGWTPIASALKQAGKTLEDLKSDANTNVIYLVSDGEETCDGDPAQVAEDLVSTDIKPIINVIGFAVGSEQRKQLEKVAEAAEGRYIQANNQQELVSEFKKSNQTLVQWINWRNQHTVDAINQKNQDNVDLINLKNDTNVRLINYKNKVNNLLIKAKNQHDMDQEVFNLTIEHLEEYFSRIVKELQNDFDEKLTIIETTYNETKEEIDETYDSNKEE
- a CDS encoding amino acid permease; its protein translation is MSKGSQKKMKWWQLSLLGVGCIIGTGFFLGSSIAIRQAGPAVLVAFLFAALATYIVFDSLAQLTAEQPQKGSFSAYAKKAFGHWAGFSNGWVYWSSEMLIMGSQLTALGIFTQFWFPNMPLWLLATIFGVLGLLVVLTGINGFERFENIFAVVKVAAILMFIIIACLALFGVFEGDQEPAGAPTTYGQFLSNGWMGLWTSFIYAFYAFGGIEVMGIMANELKDPKEGPKSGKVMLSLLTTIYLISIGLALYLVSWDTFTTEDSPFVVALEQYNLSFVPHVFNGALVIAGFSTMVASLYAITTMLVTLAKAGDAPKALSKVGKKNIPYRALSLTTSGLILSIVVSLLLPDKIYEYLTTAAGLMLLYTWLFILLSFRKLMDLAAKGKIFNVVGMLLIILAVFGTLFDQASRPGFFISLLFLVLIGIVTLMMKKKWRNEKPSSDSNTLWDKYEKD
- a CDS encoding organic hydroperoxide resistance protein; this encodes MSDVLFTSHATAKGGRDGHVKSDDGLIDLNLVNPAGNSGGTGSNPEQLFAAGYSACYDGALNLMASKQKKDIDSTITADVSLLKDSSDNGFKIGVVLNVEIGGVNQSEAEELAKMAHDFCPYSKATRGNIDVELKVKAV
- a CDS encoding LysE family transporter, producing MHTFLSYIFLGLSLAAPIGPINAAQLDKGLKDGFLHSWLIGIGSLFAEMLFMVAVYFGIVNFLEIPFMKSFLWSFGCFVLIYTGIESFATASSFTVDKRNKTQSSPKKTFWTGFMLTVSNPLSILFWLGIYGSVLANTVAQYDKSHIMLYSAAIILGLIIWDFSMAFTASTFRKLMNNRLLIGLSRLSGLSLIGFGVYFGYQAVKLIFHL